In the genome of Paenibacillus pabuli, the window GCCAATCCCAGGAATTCTGTCACTTGGGTGGCTACTGTTCACATTGCTGCTTGGCATCTATGGCTTGACCACAATTGTGATCTCTAAAGGAAAAGCAGCGGAAATAGCGATTGGCGCGGGGCTCGTTTATTTTTTTATCGGAGGCATTTGGTTTACCTTATATCAATATCAAATAAACCTCTTTCAGGCTAATCCTGCAACGCACGCATTAAGCTCGGTTCACTTTCATTTTTCATCTGCAATCGTTCCGATTTTTATTGGTGCACTGGGACGCATCATGACGAAGAAAAGCTGGTATCCTTGGGTCGTTGCTATCGATATCATCGGACCCATTTTGATTGCTATTGGTATGATTTTCTCCAAGCCGATTGAATACGTCGGTGTCACTTTGTTCGCATGTAATATTGTGGTTTACACCGCTTATCTCCTTACTTACTTGAGAAAAAACGCCTTGGATATTAAGGCAGCTTTCTTCTTAGGCCTTTCTTGCCTAGCCTTTTACACGGTGATTGTCATTTCCATCTTCTATCCGTTACTGAAAAATATGTACTCCTTAACCATACTCGATTTCATTCCCATCTATGGATCTCTGCATGCGTTTGGTTTTGTCTTATGTGGACTTATTGGTTGGGTGTATATGGTAGGCTTCATTAAGGAAAAATGATTGTCAAGGAGATTAGATAGGTTGGTACATCTTTATGCGTAATTAAATACAAAATCATGAATTGGTGTATGTGATTTTTGGGCTGACCCATCGGCTTCATAGGAGTAGTTTAGTCAGGTTCGTGCTATAATAGTGATCACATAAATAACATTCATCATTCTGCCGAGATGGCGATGATTAAGGAGATTGGATTTTGACGAACAACCATGATATTGGAGCAGTTAACGAACTACCGGAGAACTTTGAAGAGCTCAAACGAGCGGCCAACCGGACGTCAAGCTGGAGAGACAGACTGAATGCGGTGAACGAATTGGGGAACTGGGATACAGCACCTACCATAAAGTTGCTACATTCTGTTTTGAAAAATGATCAAGTTTTCCAGGTGCGTGAAGCCGCATATTCCAAGCTGAAACAATTAGATGAAGATGTACAAATGCCTGCCAAAAACAAAGGTGAGCTGTTTAAAGGTACTAACAAAATTTTGCTCCGGATCAAAAAAAGCCTTCCTGAAGGTCACACATTTGAGGAGTTTAAGGAAAAACTGCAAAAGACACGTCTGGATCTCTATGATACTTACGAGGGCGACAAAGATGCTGAGTTCGACTCTTGGCTCCATGGAATTTGGGAGACACTAGGCAGAGGATAGTCGTTGTTCACCGTATATTAGCTGAACACGAAGCCACTCCAAAAAATGGAGTGGCTTCTTTATTTCTTA includes:
- a CDS encoding HEAT repeat domain-containing protein, with the translated sequence MTNNHDIGAVNELPENFEELKRAANRTSSWRDRLNAVNELGNWDTAPTIKLLHSVLKNDQVFQVREAAYSKLKQLDEDVQMPAKNKGELFKGTNKILLRIKKSLPEGHTFEEFKEKLQKTRLDLYDTYEGDKDAEFDSWLHGIWETLGRG
- a CDS encoding YndJ family transporter, with translation MNIPLKQLMKSPAFPGGIITILIFYLDYFQFELVEKFLLYAAFVIVPLVILLLNHDEKNTHQRMIYAAMKWLQFPAALLTLTSVMSSRVWGLEGTPIPGILSLGWLLFTLLLGIYGLTTIVISKGKAAEIAIGAGLVYFFIGGIWFTLYQYQINLFQANPATHALSSVHFHFSSAIVPIFIGALGRIMTKKSWYPWVVAIDIIGPILIAIGMIFSKPIEYVGVTLFACNIVVYTAYLLTYLRKNALDIKAAFFLGLSCLAFYTVIVISIFYPLLKNMYSLTILDFIPIYGSLHAFGFVLCGLIGWVYMVGFIKEK